From one Lolium rigidum isolate FL_2022 chromosome 4, APGP_CSIRO_Lrig_0.1, whole genome shotgun sequence genomic stretch:
- the LOC124705946 gene encoding UDP-glycosyltransferase 88A1-like, translating to MKQTVVMYPGCDVGHVGPMTELANVFLKHGYHVTMVLVEPPFKSSDSGATVIKRIAASNPSISFHVLPALPLPDMFASGKHPFLLILQLLRDYNELLEAFLRSLPQESLHSVVIDMFCSHALDVCVKLGIPVYTFFASSASCLSILTQFPALIASRQTGLKEIGDTPLHFLGVPPMPASHLIKELLEHPEEEMCKAMTSTWKRNTETMGVLVNTFESLETRAVQSLRDPLCVPGRILPPIYCVGPLVGKGSKDDNRAASNECLKWLDLQPDRSVVFLCFGSMGTFSVEQLREIAVGLERSGQHFLWSVRTPAGSHDPEKYLEVRPEPDLHALMPEGFLERTKDKGLVIKSWAPQVDVLRHRATGAFVTHCGWNSVLESMVAGVPMLCWPLEAEQKMNKVCMLEEMSIAVELDGYMGGFVKADEVEAKVRFVIEGADGRQLRARVAARKEEARAAMEEGGSSRASFLQFLLDVENIGVQIGE from the coding sequence ATGAAGCAGACAGTTGTCATGTACCCCGGCtgcgatgtcggtcatgtcggcCCCATGACAGAGCTCGCCAACGTCTTCCTCAAGCATGGCTACCATGTCACCATGGTGCTTGTCGAGCCGCCCTTCAAGTCGTCCGACTCCGGCGCCACCGTCATCAAGCGTATTGCCGCCTCCAACCCGTCCATCTCCTTCCATGTCCTCCCGGCACTCCCTCTTCCAGACATGTTTGCCTCCGGCAAACACCCTTTCCTACTCATTCTCCAGCTCTTGCGCGATTACAACGAGCTGCTTGAAGCCTTCCTCCGCTCCTTGCCCCAGGAAAGCTTGCACTCTGTTGTCATTGACATGTTCTGCAGCCACGCTCTCGATGTCTGCGTGAAGCTCGGTATCCCGGTATACACGTTCTTCGCCTCAAGCGCGTCATGTCTGTCTATCCTGACCCAGTTTCCTGCATTGATAGCCAGCAGGCAGACCGGCTTGAAGGAAATTGGGGACACACCGCTTCATTTCCTCGGTGTTCCGCCGATGCCGGCATCTCATCTCATCAAAGAGCTACTGGAGCACCCGGAGGAGGAGATGTGCAAGGCAATGACCAGCACCTGGAAGCGCAACACTGAGACGATGGGCGTTCTTGTGAACACGTTCGAGTCGTTGGAGACACGGGCGGTGCAGTCACTCAGGGACCCTCTTTGTGTCCCTGGCCGGATCCTGCCTCCGATATACTGCGTCGGCCCGTTGGTTGGCAAGGGCTCCAAGGATGACAACAGAGCGGCGAGCAATGAGTGCCTTAAGTGGCTGGATTTGCAGCCGGACCGCAGCGTCGTGTTCCTCTGCTTCGGAAGCATGGGCACGTTCTCCGTGGAGCAGCTCCGGGAGATAGCCGTTGGCCTAGAGAGGTCCGGACAACACTTCCTATGGTCCGTGCGCACGCCGGCCGGAAGCCATGACCCGGAGAAATACTTGGAGGTGCGTCCAGAGCCGGATCTCCACGCGCTCATGCCGGAGGGGTTCCTAGAGCGGACCAAGGACAAGGGCCTCGTCATCAAGTCGTGGGCGCCGCAGGTGGACGTACTCCGGCACCGTGCCACTGGCGCATTCGTTACGCACTGCGGCTGGAACTCGGTGCTAGAGTCCATGGTGGCGGGCGTCCCAATGTTGTGTTGGCCGCTAGAAGCGGAGCAGAAGATGAACAAGGTGTGTATGTTGGAGGAGATGAGCATCGCGGTGGAGCTGGATGGGTACATGGGAGGTTTTGTGAAGGCGGACGAGGTGGAGGCCAAGGTGAGGTTTGTTATAGAGGGTGCAGATGGCAGGCAGCTAAGGGCGCGGGTGGCTGCTCGCAAAGAAGAGGCCAGGGCGGCAATGGAGGAAGGGGGCTCGTCACGAGCATCCTTCCTCCAATTTCTGTTGGATGTGGAGAATATCGGAGTGCAGATTGGTGAGTGA